Proteins from one Hydrogenivirga caldilitoris genomic window:
- a CDS encoding c-type cytochrome: protein MDFGWLEVVIASLLLTLVGGTILTRGRSWLDPVFWKRFAIIGSLVMFVFLWILTFDTLSKTSVGTDRVPNPTVINKRIGYELNAEKGYFTPVILGDEPLFGKTYSEEEATALLVKGKLVIQSRNCMDCHTLLGNGAYYAPDLTKAWLDPKWEKIMIPMTGAKTREEAMVRFLMHPDRYATWTRRMPNLHLSEDEAKAVVAYLKWMSAINTNGFPDHFGNSKLVQLD, encoded by the coding sequence ATGGATTTTGGATGGCTTGAAGTAGTCATAGCGTCCTTACTTCTCACCCTTGTTGGCGGCACCATACTTACCAGAGGCAGAAGCTGGCTTGACCCGGTGTTCTGGAAGAGATTTGCCATAATAGGCTCGTTGGTGATGTTCGTATTCTTATGGATTCTGACCTTTGATACCCTGAGCAAAACTTCCGTTGGAACTGACAGAGTTCCAAACCCCACGGTTATAAACAAGAGGATAGGATATGAACTGAACGCTGAAAAGGGCTACTTCACTCCCGTTATTCTGGGTGATGAACCCCTCTTTGGAAAAACCTACAGTGAGGAGGAGGCTACCGCCCTCCTTGTTAAAGGAAAACTCGTTATACAGAGCAGGAACTGTATGGACTGTCATACCCTTTTGGGCAATGGAGCTTACTACGCTCCCGACCTTACGAAGGCTTGGCTTGACCCCAAGTGGGAGAAAATCATGATTCCGATGACCGGAGCAAAAACCAGAGAAGAAGCTATGGTGAGGTTTCTTATGCACCCGGACAGGTACGCTACCTGGACGAGGAGGATGCCAAACCTCCATCTAAGTGAGGATGAGGCTAAGGCAGTGGTTGCATACCTGAAGTGGATGTCCGCCATAAATACCAACGGTTTTCCTGACCACTTTGGGAACTCAAAGCTTGTCCAGCTTGATTAA
- the fba gene encoding class II fructose-1,6-bisphosphate aldolase, whose amino-acid sequence MPLVSGKLLFERANEFGFAVGAFNFNNMEFLKAILEAAQEEEAPVFLQTTESAIGYAGIEFLAGMVHAVKDSYKVPFALHLDHGRSVESVLLAIRYGYTSVMIDYSDKPYKENLEVTRKVVSLCSPLGISVEAELGRLVGREDEVESVEEVLVDPEQAKEFALGTGIDALAPAIGTAHGAFKFKGEPRLDFERLRRVKERTNLPLVLHGASGVYYEYVNEINMYGGELKGARGVPDDDVRRAIELGINKVNTDTDLRLAFISTLRRMMSEERRNVDPRKFLKPAMEEVKEVVKRRIRLYGSSGKASLF is encoded by the coding sequence ATGCCTCTCGTGTCGGGGAAACTTCTATTTGAGAGGGCTAATGAATTCGGCTTTGCAGTTGGTGCTTTTAACTTCAACAATATGGAGTTCCTAAAGGCTATCCTTGAGGCTGCTCAGGAAGAGGAAGCCCCGGTCTTTCTCCAAACTACAGAAAGTGCCATAGGATACGCCGGGATAGAGTTCCTTGCAGGTATGGTCCATGCGGTAAAGGACTCTTACAAGGTTCCCTTCGCCCTTCACCTTGACCATGGCAGGAGTGTGGAAAGTGTCTTGCTCGCGATTAGGTACGGATACACATCGGTGATGATAGATTATTCGGACAAACCTTACAAGGAAAACCTTGAAGTCACAAGGAAGGTTGTCTCCCTGTGTTCTCCACTGGGCATATCAGTTGAAGCCGAGCTTGGAAGGCTTGTTGGTAGGGAGGATGAGGTGGAGAGTGTGGAGGAAGTTTTAGTAGACCCGGAGCAGGCTAAGGAATTTGCCCTGGGCACTGGCATAGACGCCCTCGCACCGGCAATAGGAACAGCCCACGGAGCTTTTAAGTTTAAAGGGGAGCCAAGACTTGATTTTGAAAGGCTTAGAAGGGTGAAAGAGAGAACCAACCTTCCCTTAGTTCTTCACGGAGCTTCTGGCGTTTACTATGAATATGTGAACGAGATAAACATGTACGGCGGAGAACTGAAAGGTGCCAGGGGCGTGCCTGACGATGATGTAAGAAGAGCTATTGAACTCGGCATAAACAAGGTAAACACCGATACAGACCTGAGACTTGCCTTCATATCAACATTGAGAAGGATGATGAGTGAAGAAAGACGAAACGTTGACCCAAGAAAGTTCCTAAAACCTGCCATGGAAGAGGTAAAGGAGGTTGTCAAGAGGAGGATTCGCCTTTACGGAAGCTCAGGGAAGGCTTCTCTTTTCTGA
- a CDS encoding c-type cytochrome produces the protein MNILIYLFLLLVSFSFPQEISKQDLEKGYEVYKNNCSICHMEQATLWDFLKARLNVLNGQKPENIDAPPMNLVSARIKEFYPTELEFVQFVNDYITHPSRVKGVCKPAAYLFFGTMPPIGQGMSEEEREAVAKWMYYRYSDVWDDFFKRVKELQRRVQSEKRSLP, from the coding sequence ATGAATATACTTATTTACTTATTCCTGTTATTGGTAAGCTTCTCCTTTCCGCAGGAGATCTCAAAGCAAGACCTGGAGAAAGGTTACGAAGTTTACAAGAACAACTGTTCTATATGCCATATGGAACAGGCAACCCTGTGGGACTTCCTGAAAGCTCGTCTTAACGTCTTGAATGGTCAGAAGCCAGAAAACATAGATGCCCCTCCTATGAACCTTGTCTCCGCGAGGATTAAGGAGTTCTATCCCACTGAGCTTGAGTTTGTACAGTTTGTAAACGACTATATAACACACCCTTCAAGGGTAAAAGGTGTTTGTAAACCTGCAGCTTACCTATTCTTTGGAACCATGCCACCCATAGGTCAGGGAATGTCCGAGGAAGAAAGGGAAGCCGTTGCCAAGTGGATGTATTACAGATACAGTGACGTATGGGATGACTTTTTCAAAAGGGTAAAGGAACTTCAAAGAAGAGTGCAATCAGAAAAGAGAAGCCTTCCCTGA
- a CDS encoding cbb3-type cytochrome c oxidase subunit I codes for MGKLYESQKIALLYFSVAIVLFGAQLFFGLIAAYQYINPDFLYGILPFSVTRMLHINAMVVWLLMGFIGGIYWLLPSETGRDVVGAKLGKLAWFLLTAAVGIVVLVYLFKQIGKGDIFTLWFITEGREYIEAPRWADLGIVAVMLIIYFNVAATVLKAGKITGLLGVLLVDLLALAGLYVAGMFFTPNITHDQFWWWWVVHLWVEATWEVLVGVLMGYALMTVLGTPRRIVEGWLYLEVLLVFGTGILGLGHHYYWIGTPEYWLGIGGFFSSLEPLPLVAMIVHAVYDAGVHKLQTVNRPALFWIFLQAFGNFFGAGVWGFMHTLPQINLYSHGTQMSASHGHLAFFGAYVATNVALIYIALQHIRAPEGPILDSKTWKVAYIGMIVSMVGMVGALLVAGFAQTFFERAVGGATWQDFITAQMHPWVSVPYLWRFGFGVIFFLSYLVLLYDLATIGKKVTVAEVKPA; via the coding sequence ATGGGCAAACTCTATGAAAGTCAGAAGATAGCTCTCCTTTACTTTTCCGTGGCTATTGTGCTCTTTGGGGCACAGCTCTTCTTTGGCTTGATTGCCGCCTACCAGTACATAAACCCGGATTTCCTGTACGGTATCCTTCCCTTCTCTGTAACCAGGATGCTTCACATAAACGCAATGGTCGTGTGGTTGCTGATGGGGTTCATAGGCGGTATATACTGGCTCCTTCCCTCGGAAACCGGCAGGGACGTTGTGGGGGCTAAGCTCGGTAAACTCGCCTGGTTCCTGCTGACCGCAGCGGTTGGCATCGTTGTTTTGGTTTACTTATTCAAGCAGATAGGTAAGGGAGATATCTTTACCCTCTGGTTTATAACGGAAGGGAGAGAGTATATAGAAGCACCGAGGTGGGCAGACCTTGGTATAGTCGCGGTTATGCTCATAATATACTTCAACGTGGCTGCTACAGTTCTCAAGGCGGGGAAGATAACCGGTCTTCTCGGCGTCTTGCTTGTAGACCTCCTTGCCCTCGCCGGACTGTACGTGGCAGGTATGTTCTTCACACCGAACATAACTCATGATCAGTTCTGGTGGTGGTGGGTTGTTCACCTCTGGGTTGAGGCTACCTGGGAGGTTCTTGTCGGTGTCCTTATGGGCTACGCCCTAATGACCGTTTTGGGAACTCCGAGAAGGATAGTTGAGGGGTGGCTTTACCTTGAAGTTCTCCTCGTCTTTGGAACAGGGATTTTAGGACTTGGACATCACTACTACTGGATAGGAACTCCCGAGTACTGGCTCGGTATAGGCGGCTTCTTCTCTTCCTTGGAACCCCTCCCTCTCGTTGCCATGATAGTCCACGCCGTTTACGATGCTGGCGTTCACAAGCTCCAGACAGTCAACAGACCAGCCCTCTTCTGGATATTCCTTCAGGCTTTCGGGAACTTCTTCGGAGCAGGCGTATGGGGTTTCATGCACACCCTCCCTCAGATAAACCTCTACTCCCACGGAACGCAAATGTCAGCTTCCCACGGGCACCTTGCCTTCTTTGGAGCTTACGTTGCAACGAACGTAGCCCTTATATATATAGCCCTCCAGCACATAAGAGCCCCAGAAGGTCCTATACTTGACAGTAAGACCTGGAAGGTGGCTTATATAGGAATGATAGTGTCCATGGTGGGAATGGTTGGTGCACTGTTGGTGGCAGGCTTTGCCCAGACCTTCTTTGAAAGAGCCGTAGGCGGTGCTACCTGGCAGGACTTCATAACTGCCCAGATGCACCCATGGGTCAGCGTACCCTACCTCTGGAGGTTCGGCTTTGGGGTTATATTCTTCCTATCCTATCTGGTACTCCTATATGACCTTGCCACGATAGGTAAAAAGGTAACTGTTGCGGAGGTGAAACCGGCATGA
- the pstC gene encoding phosphate ABC transporter permease subunit PstC, whose translation MRLETKRRLDTFLYAFLFLMGSATILVTLGIIYVLLSDAIRFFTHPDGGGFPSSLIRFFTETEWSPTFVTKKIGIWPLLSGTFLIAGIALLVSLPLGILIAVYLSEYASVKVRETVKPFLDFLEAVPTVVYGYFALLLVTPLLQKLLSPLGLTLEGMNALSPGIVLGIMILPFTASMVEDALKGVPQYLREASYALGASKLKTAFSVVIPAARSGILAAYLLGVSRAIGETMVVAIAAGMYPQLTLNPLQPVQTITGYIVQVALGDLPFGSFEYLSIFAAGLTLFVITLVFNSLAVYVKSKVVGY comes from the coding sequence ATGAGGTTAGAGACGAAGAGGAGGCTGGACACTTTCCTTTACGCCTTTCTCTTCCTTATGGGTAGTGCCACCATACTGGTAACCTTAGGTATAATCTACGTTCTCCTAAGCGACGCCATAAGGTTCTTTACCCACCCCGATGGGGGTGGGTTTCCAAGTTCTCTAATAAGGTTCTTCACAGAAACCGAATGGTCTCCTACCTTCGTCACGAAAAAGATAGGCATATGGCCCCTGCTTTCTGGAACCTTTCTGATAGCAGGAATAGCCTTGCTTGTATCTTTACCCTTAGGTATTCTGATAGCGGTGTATCTGAGCGAGTATGCTTCTGTAAAGGTCAGAGAAACCGTAAAACCTTTCCTTGATTTCCTTGAAGCTGTCCCAACGGTAGTTTACGGATATTTTGCCCTCTTGCTTGTTACACCTTTACTTCAAAAATTACTGAGTCCTTTAGGTCTTACCCTTGAGGGCATGAATGCGCTGTCTCCGGGCATAGTCTTAGGTATCATGATACTTCCCTTCACCGCCTCTATGGTGGAGGATGCCCTCAAAGGGGTGCCCCAGTATCTGAGGGAGGCTTCCTATGCGCTGGGGGCTTCCAAACTGAAGACAGCTTTCTCAGTGGTTATACCCGCTGCCCGCTCCGGAATACTCGCCGCTTATCTACTCGGTGTATCAAGGGCTATAGGTGAAACGATGGTGGTTGCCATAGCCGCGGGTATGTATCCCCAGCTTACCTTAAACCCTCTTCAACCCGTTCAGACGATAACGGGATACATAGTGCAGGTAGCTCTGGGAGACCTGCCTTTTGGCTCCTTTGAATACCTATCCATATTTGCAGCTGGACTTACCCTGTTCGTTATTACACTTGTATTTAACTCTCTTGCCGTTTACGTGAAATCAAAGGTGGTAGGGTACTGA
- the corA gene encoding magnesium/cobalt transporter CorA, with protein sequence MWKRRLSKKVGVPPGTLVYTGEKEEEFELSLITYSPDSYSERNLERVEELMPFKDTQTVTWIRVVGLHRVEQIEKLGELFGIHPLTLEDILNVHQRPKIEFFEDYIFVVMRTLSYEKGMKSEQISLVLGRNFLISFQERKSDIFKPVETRLRNNKGSIRKKGADYLLYSFLDIVVDSYFVLLETLGEVIDTLEDEVLSEPYPHIVKDIHLLKRDLNYAFKVFWTTRDEMNRLLREDSSLIRKRSLIYYRDVYDHIIRVIDITETMRDTVSGLLDVYFSSVSNRMNEIMKVLTIIATVFIPLTFIAGVYGMNFKYMPELEWKYGYPAVLLFMLLIGMGLLFFFRRKRWL encoded by the coding sequence ATATGGAAGAGGAGACTCTCTAAAAAGGTCGGTGTACCTCCTGGAACGCTGGTCTATACAGGTGAAAAGGAGGAAGAGTTTGAATTAAGCCTCATCACTTATTCTCCAGATAGTTACAGCGAGCGCAATCTTGAAAGGGTTGAGGAATTAATGCCCTTCAAAGACACCCAGACTGTAACGTGGATAAGGGTTGTGGGACTTCACAGGGTAGAGCAGATTGAGAAGCTCGGAGAGCTTTTTGGTATACACCCTCTGACCCTTGAGGACATTCTCAACGTACACCAGCGTCCGAAGATAGAGTTCTTTGAAGACTACATATTCGTCGTTATGAGGACACTCAGCTACGAGAAGGGTATGAAATCCGAGCAGATAAGTTTGGTCCTCGGGAGAAACTTCCTCATATCCTTCCAGGAGAGAAAGAGTGATATCTTCAAACCTGTAGAGACAAGGCTAAGGAATAACAAGGGGAGCATCAGAAAGAAAGGGGCTGACTACCTCCTTTACTCCTTCCTTGATATTGTGGTTGACAGCTACTTCGTCCTGCTTGAGACACTTGGAGAGGTCATTGATACCCTTGAAGATGAGGTCCTTTCTGAACCTTACCCACATATAGTTAAGGACATACACCTCCTTAAAAGAGACCTTAACTACGCCTTTAAGGTTTTCTGGACTACAAGAGATGAAATGAACAGGCTCCTGAGGGAGGATTCAAGCCTTATAAGGAAGAGGAGTCTTATATACTACAGGGACGTTTATGACCACATCATAAGGGTCATAGACATCACGGAAACTATGCGTGATACCGTGAGTGGGCTCCTTGACGTTTACTTTTCAAGCGTGAGTAACCGTATGAACGAGATAATGAAGGTTCTTACCATAATAGCCACGGTCTTTATACCTCTGACCTTCATAGCTGGCGTGTACGGTATGAACTTCAAGTACATGCCCGAACTTGAGTGGAAGTACGGATACCCGGCTGTTCTACTTTTTATGCTGCTCATAGGAATGGGGCTTCTTTTTTTCTTCCGCAGGAAGAGATGGCTGTAA
- the pstA gene encoding phosphate ABC transporter permease PstA, translated as MEPVDVRLREEILKFDVNSYISGVKRKDLLFRFLGALAVFFVITFLFAVAIDLLIDGWSKITDPKFYTSFPSRKAERAGILSAWVGTIYVMGGAIFWSILLGIPAGIYLEEYGSKGKIARIIEANIANLAAVPSIVYGLLALGIFVYRLGFSESILTAGLTLGLLMLPVVVVATRESIRRIPRSIREAAYALGATRWETLFHHILPYSSGGILTGVIIAASRAVGETAPLITIGALTYIAFLPPAPWEDFIGMLKSPFTVLPIQMFNWVSRPQAEFHTNAAATGFVLLVVALIMNSVAFYLRYKIRRRYVW; from the coding sequence ATGGAACCGGTTGATGTAAGGCTGAGAGAAGAGATACTTAAGTTTGACGTGAACTCATACATATCTGGAGTTAAAAGGAAAGACCTTCTCTTTAGATTTCTCGGAGCCCTCGCGGTTTTCTTCGTTATAACGTTCCTCTTTGCGGTAGCTATAGACCTGCTTATAGACGGCTGGTCTAAGATCACAGACCCCAAGTTTTATACCTCCTTCCCCTCAAGGAAGGCTGAAAGGGCAGGCATCCTTTCGGCATGGGTCGGAACGATTTACGTGATGGGGGGAGCTATATTCTGGTCCATCCTATTGGGAATACCTGCAGGTATTTACCTTGAGGAGTACGGAAGCAAAGGTAAGATCGCAAGAATTATAGAGGCGAACATAGCAAACCTCGCTGCGGTTCCATCAATAGTTTACGGTCTCTTAGCTCTCGGAATATTCGTATACAGGCTCGGCTTCAGTGAAAGCATATTAACCGCTGGACTGACCCTAGGTCTTTTAATGCTCCCCGTTGTGGTAGTGGCAACGAGAGAATCTATAAGAAGGATACCCCGTTCCATAAGGGAAGCTGCTTACGCCTTAGGAGCAACCAGATGGGAAACGCTTTTTCATCATATACTTCCCTACTCTTCTGGAGGCATCCTGACTGGCGTGATAATAGCGGCTTCAAGGGCGGTGGGCGAAACTGCACCACTTATAACTATCGGAGCTCTCACCTACATAGCCTTTCTACCCCCAGCCCCATGGGAAGATTTTATAGGTATGCTCAAGTCTCCCTTTACCGTGTTGCCCATACAGATGTTCAACTGGGTATCCCGTCCGCAGGCTGAGTTCCACACAAATGCAGCAGCTACAGGCTTTGTCCTCCTTGTGGTAGCCCTTATCATGAATTCAGTAGCTTTCTATCTGAGATACAAAATAAGGAGGCGCTACGTTTGGTAG
- a CDS encoding sensor histidine kinase, giving the protein MREVLDKVSIGVVILSKKGVVEYANEFCTQRGITPPDYAGRKYYEVMRSLDLIGFVRELLEGKAKPMNFELSGRTFKAVPLENIPAFQIEDITQLVRFEKLQKEFAASVSHELSTPITAIRGLLETALLDEPPKREFVEKALKRVEGLENLIKALRFLVLLDTRAVLNRERLPLKSLISSVIQDLREEIDTRGVSVEIEGEEVEIESDREKLYVLLKNLIENAVRYNRERGKVLIELERTPNGVEVRIEDTGEGISKEELPLIFQPFVGGKNKKGMGLGLAISKKIANFLGAELEIESEERKGTKVRVSLPES; this is encoded by the coding sequence ATGAGGGAAGTGCTGGATAAGGTTTCAATAGGAGTTGTGATCCTCTCTAAAAAGGGAGTTGTAGAGTATGCAAATGAATTCTGCACCCAAAGAGGAATAACCCCACCAGACTACGCAGGAAGGAAGTACTATGAAGTAATGAGAAGCCTTGACCTCATAGGTTTCGTGCGGGAGCTTCTAGAGGGTAAGGCAAAGCCTATGAACTTTGAGCTTTCTGGAAGAACCTTTAAAGCTGTTCCTTTAGAGAACATTCCGGCTTTCCAGATAGAGGACATCACACAGCTCGTCAGGTTTGAAAAGCTCCAGAAGGAGTTTGCCGCATCGGTGAGTCACGAACTTAGCACGCCCATAACCGCGATAAGGGGACTCCTTGAGACTGCACTCCTGGACGAACCTCCGAAGAGGGAGTTTGTTGAGAAAGCTTTAAAGCGTGTGGAGGGTTTAGAGAATCTTATAAAAGCTCTTAGGTTTCTCGTCCTGCTGGATACCAGAGCTGTGCTGAACAGAGAAAGGCTTCCCCTGAAATCTCTGATTTCCAGCGTGATTCAGGACTTGAGAGAGGAGATAGACACCAGAGGGGTGAGCGTGGAGATAGAGGGTGAAGAAGTAGAGATTGAGAGCGATAGAGAGAAGCTATACGTTCTGCTCAAGAACCTGATAGAGAACGCCGTCAGATACAACAGAGAGAGAGGAAAGGTTCTTATTGAGCTTGAGAGAACCCCTAACGGGGTTGAGGTAAGAATTGAAGACACAGGAGAGGGGATATCCAAAGAGGAGCTGCCCCTGATATTCCAGCCCTTCGTGGGAGGAAAAAATAAAAAGGGTATGGGTCTTGGGCTTGCGATAAGCAAGAAGATAGCAAACTTCCTTGGAGCTGAACTTGAAATAGAGAGCGAGGAGAGAAAGGGAACTAAGGTGAGGGTTTCTTTACCTGAGAGTTAA
- a CDS encoding phosphate-starvation-inducible PsiE family protein: MKRSLPDVFFVNVNRVFFFLMKLLMWFVIALELLKIGSFILQALQNFPGTPDFTYRLVVKLLNILIIYEIFVTLTSAFELQRIKLTYVVDTAIVFFIRELIVLTFSNKEIPTQSALTFGGIILALGLLRLITIRFSLQPSLPAEEKKKPHSYEQHKK, encoded by the coding sequence ATGAAGAGGAGCTTACCTGACGTTTTCTTTGTAAATGTAAACAGGGTTTTCTTCTTTCTGATGAAGCTTTTAATGTGGTTCGTTATAGCCCTGGAGTTGTTGAAGATAGGGAGCTTTATACTCCAGGCTCTCCAGAACTTCCCCGGCACTCCAGACTTCACTTACAGGCTTGTAGTTAAGCTTTTAAACATCTTGATTATCTATGAGATATTCGTTACCCTTACCAGTGCCTTTGAACTTCAGAGGATAAAGCTAACCTACGTGGTTGACACAGCTATAGTGTTTTTCATAAGGGAGCTGATAGTCCTTACCTTCTCCAACAAGGAGATTCCCACTCAGTCAGCTTTAACCTTTGGAGGAATAATTCTGGCTCTTGGGTTGCTCAGATTAATTACCATACGTTTTTCTTTACAGCCATCTCTTCCTGCGGAAGAAAAAAAGAAGCCCCATTCCTATGAGCAGCATAAAAAGTAG
- the pstB gene encoding phosphate ABC transporter ATP-binding protein PstB, with protein MGKETLKLEVRNLNFYYGSFHALKNINLPIYEKKVTAIIGPSGCGKTTLLRCFNRMHDLYEGARYDGEAILHPDGINLISPNVDPLKVRMRVGMVFQKPNPFPKSIYENVAYGLRIRGIKNKNLLDEAVELALRRAALWDEVKDRLHINAYSLSGGQQQRLCIARAIAVEPEILLFDEPTSALDPISTSKVEDLIVELKERVTIIIVTHNMQQAARISDYTAFMYIGELVEFGETEKIFTKPNEKLTEDYITGRFG; from the coding sequence ATGGGCAAGGAGACTTTGAAGCTTGAGGTGAGAAACTTGAACTTTTACTACGGCAGCTTTCATGCCCTCAAGAACATAAACCTTCCCATATATGAAAAGAAGGTCACAGCCATAATAGGACCTTCAGGGTGTGGAAAAACAACCCTGCTCAGATGTTTCAACAGGATGCACGACCTCTATGAGGGGGCAAGATACGACGGTGAGGCTATACTTCATCCTGATGGCATAAACCTGATAAGCCCGAACGTTGATCCCCTCAAAGTCAGGATGAGGGTGGGGATGGTATTTCAGAAACCTAACCCCTTCCCAAAGTCTATATACGAAAACGTTGCCTACGGACTCAGGATAAGGGGGATAAAAAACAAAAATTTGCTGGACGAAGCGGTTGAGTTAGCCCTCAGAAGGGCAGCTCTCTGGGACGAAGTTAAAGATAGACTGCATATAAACGCCTACTCCCTATCGGGTGGACAGCAACAGAGACTCTGCATCGCAAGGGCTATAGCAGTTGAGCCTGAAATACTTCTCTTTGATGAACCGACCTCCGCCCTTGACCCAATATCAACCTCAAAGGTTGAAGACCTTATAGTTGAACTAAAAGAGAGAGTTACTATCATTATAGTCACCCACAACATGCAGCAGGCTGCAAGAATATCCGACTATACAGCCTTTATGTATATTGGAGAACTTGTGGAGTTTGGAGAAACTGAGAAGATATTCACGAAACCAAATGAGAAACTCACCGAGGACTACATAACCGGAAGGTTCGGCTGA
- a CDS encoding response regulator transcription factor, which yields MEDREMKVFLIEDDEDIALVVQEALKREGFEVTHFKRALEFFSHIEKEVPDLVVIDIMLPDFDGFRIARFLKNRPDFADIPVIFLTAKVSEKDKLEGFGLGADDYITKPFSIKELVARVKAVLRRAKGKKDTKVFKFGGLEVDTERVKVTVEGKEIKLTPSEFSILRFLLENYGKPVSRERIIEEVWGFDRDSTDRTVDVHIKHLRDKLGEYGRFIKTVRGFGYKIED from the coding sequence ATGGAAGACAGGGAAATGAAAGTTTTCCTGATTGAGGATGATGAGGATATCGCCCTCGTTGTTCAGGAAGCCCTTAAGAGAGAGGGATTTGAGGTTACTCACTTCAAAAGAGCTTTAGAATTCTTCTCCCATATTGAGAAGGAAGTTCCGGACCTCGTGGTCATAGACATAATGCTCCCGGACTTTGACGGCTTCCGGATAGCGAGGTTTTTAAAGAACAGACCGGACTTTGCGGACATACCCGTTATCTTCCTGACCGCTAAGGTCTCCGAAAAGGACAAGCTGGAAGGCTTCGGGCTCGGAGCGGACGATTACATAACTAAACCCTTTTCCATAAAGGAGCTTGTAGCAAGGGTGAAGGCGGTTCTGAGGCGGGCAAAGGGGAAGAAGGATACCAAAGTCTTCAAGTTCGGCGGGCTTGAGGTGGACACGGAGAGGGTGAAGGTCACCGTTGAAGGTAAAGAGATAAAACTGACTCCTTCTGAGTTCAGTATCTTAAGGTTCTTGCTTGAGAACTACGGAAAGCCTGTGAGCAGAGAGAGAATAATAGAGGAGGTTTGGGGCTTTGATAGAGATTCAACCGACAGGACTGTGGACGTTCACATAAAGCACCTGAGGGATAAACTGGGGGAATACGGAAGGTTTATAAAGACAGTGAGGGGGTTTGGTTATAAGATTGAGGATTAA
- a CDS encoding PstS family phosphate ABC transporter substrate-binding protein — MKKGMLKAAVLSVGTVALVSAPAKAVPVIKIDGSSTVYPITEGVAEEFQNAKRGKVRVTVGISGTGGGFKKFCRGETDISNASRPILKKEMEKCKENGIEYIELPVAYDGLAVVVNPENNWANCMTVQQLREVWKPESQGKTFKWSDLNPKWPNEPIKLCGAGSDSGTFDYFTEAIVGKAKASRGDYTASEDDNVLVNFVSRDRYALCYFGLAYVVENKGKVKPVAIKNPKTGKCVLPSEKTVKSGEYQPLSRPLFIYVNAKKAKERPELKEFVEFYLKIAPEIAKEVGYIPLPEKAYEMALERFRKFETGTVFGGHPEVGLTIEELLTRELKK, encoded by the coding sequence ATGAAAAAGGGAATGCTGAAGGCTGCCGTTCTCTCCGTAGGAACCGTTGCGCTGGTGTCCGCACCGGCAAAGGCGGTGCCCGTTATAAAGATTGACGGCTCTTCTACAGTTTACCCAATAACTGAGGGCGTAGCGGAGGAGTTTCAGAACGCCAAGAGGGGCAAGGTCAGAGTTACCGTAGGAATCTCTGGAACGGGAGGAGGTTTTAAGAAGTTCTGCAGGGGAGAGACTGATATATCTAACGCCTCAAGACCTATCCTTAAAAAGGAAATGGAAAAGTGTAAAGAGAACGGTATAGAGTACATTGAGCTTCCCGTTGCCTACGATGGTCTTGCGGTTGTCGTTAACCCTGAGAACAACTGGGCTAACTGTATGACTGTCCAGCAGCTTAGGGAGGTATGGAAGCCCGAATCTCAGGGTAAGACCTTCAAGTGGTCAGACCTAAATCCCAAATGGCCCAACGAACCTATCAAGCTATGCGGAGCGGGTTCAGACTCGGGGACCTTTGACTATTTCACGGAAGCTATCGTCGGAAAGGCAAAGGCAAGCAGAGGTGATTACACAGCCTCCGAAGATGATAACGTCCTGGTAAACTTTGTTTCCAGAGACAGGTACGCTCTCTGTTACTTTGGTCTTGCCTACGTTGTTGAAAACAAGGGAAAGGTTAAACCTGTTGCCATAAAGAATCCCAAAACCGGAAAGTGCGTATTGCCTTCAGAAAAAACGGTTAAAAGTGGTGAGTATCAGCCACTTTCAAGACCTCTCTTTATATACGTTAACGCCAAGAAAGCAAAGGAAAGACCTGAGCTTAAGGAGTTTGTTGAGTTTTACCTGAAGATAGCTCCTGAAATAGCCAAGGAGGTAGGCTACATACCCTTGCCAGAAAAGGCGTACGAGATGGCATTAGAGAGGTTCAGGAAGTTTGAGACGGGAACAGTTTTCGGAGGTCACCCAGAGGTAGGTCTTACGATAGAGGAACTCTTAACCAGAGAGCTTAAGAAATGA